In Arachis hypogaea cultivar Tifrunner chromosome 7, arahy.Tifrunner.gnm2.J5K5, whole genome shotgun sequence, the genomic window tttgttttctttttcttgccatcattgtgatggtttTTAGCTTGCTTCTAGCTTCATATTGATAGCTTGCAAAAGTTTCCATGGTTGCTGTGATGGAAGTGACCGAAAGTGAGAAGCAAGATGAGAGAGAATATAGagtataaagaaaagcaattaaatgagtttgtataatgtaataaaaaaaagagttgcTTTTGCTTCCCTCTTTAATCAAATTGGACTTgctgttgattccttttattttcggcccaattaAAACCTGCattgcaaaattattttaattaacataTAAGATTTGGAATCAagctaataattttataattaattatattaataatgtttagtcatcactaatattaatttagaatttttaaactcATCAAAACTAATAAACATGTGTTTGATGCATTTGGAAAGAAACCATTTTATAGTATAtctattaaaatacaattaaatcaaTTCTCATTAATGTACAATAATTTATTGGTAAACAATAaatcattaaataaaattttaataagccGTAGATAAGTTTTTGATCTATCGAGTTAGAGTACCGTGAAAAACCAATATATATTTGTGAAGCATCATTAGTTGGATGTTGATAATTTTACTTTTGTATTTGCAATTCTTCCCCATCGTTTCTAAGCCTTTTGAGGGAAGAAAGAAATGGGAATTGAAGCTCAAGAGCAAGCAGAGTATTTAAAAAAGCTTTAAGGTTATGATCATCAACATGGACATAGTCATAGTCAGACCCTAAAACACAAGTTGAATCCCTTGTGCTAGTAATAGTGACAAACCTTGTCACTATATACGTTGTTACTGGTCCATTTAGCTCTTTGTATCATCATCCTCCTCATCATAATAATAACTTTAACTCAATCTTGCAAGAACTCAACGCCACAAAATCTCAACTTGCTGCTAGTCATTCACTTTTGTCTGAGCTTCACCGTAGGCTCAACTCAACTAACCTTCTTGTCCAAGCATTGCTCATTGATCTTACAACGCGCCAACAAGACAAGCAATATTCTAGAAACAATAATGGCGAAAGGTCTTCGAGTGAAGAGCTTAATCTTGCACTTGCCTCTTACAAGCTCCCTTTCGGATACTCGCAATGGATAGGATCAGACGAGATTCACTCTCCAATTGGTGCGGTGTGTTTGAGGTTCCAAGATGAGTTGAACCAATACATGTCATATGACATAGGAGGTGAATGCCTTGCAGATGAGGTGTTTGCACAAATGCTTGTGTCAAAAGGGTGTGAGCCACTCCCAGAAATAAAGTGCCATCCCAAGTCTCCAAAAGGTTTTGTTGAGCCCAATCAAGATTTGCAAGATAGCCTTTGGGAAATTCCACCAGATAGCAACATTGTTTGGGATCCTTATACTTGTAAGAGCCTCAAGTGCCTCATTGAGAGGAAGAACAATAAAGGGTACTGTAAAGATTGCTTTGATCTGCAAGGAAAGGAAAAGGGTAGGTAGATCTTTGATGATGGTGGACTTGATTTTGGGATAGACCAAGTTCTTGGGGCGAAAAGATCCGACAACACGATCCGTATTGGACTTGACATTGGTGGTGGAACAGGGACATTTGCTGCAAGGATGAAAGAAaggaatgtgacaatcatcacaAGCACACTAGATTTGGACGGTCCATTCAGCCACTTCATTGCATCAAGGGGATTGATTCCAATTCATCTCAGCATATCTTAGAGGCTTCCATTCTTTGAGAACACACTTGATATTGTTCATTCCATGGAATTCATAGGGAATTGGTTGCCAGAAACTATGCTTGAGTTTTTGCTATATGATGTGTATAGGGTGTTGAGGCCAGGGGGAATTTTCTGGCTTGAACATTTCTTCTGCTTTGGATCACAGGTTAATGGAACTTATTTACCAATGTTTGATAGAGTTGGGTTTAACAGACTTAGATGGCACGCTGGTAGGAAGCTTGATCATGATGGGATTCAGAAGAATGGATGGTACATTTCAGCATTGTTGGTAAAACCAGTGATTTGAGGTATGCACGAGAATATAATGCTTAAGATAAATTAGTGAACAAAGATTTGTGCAACAATTATCTTGTGAATCAGTGAAAGTTTATGTTAATATCTTTCTTGTAGGCCAAAGATTCTTAATATGCACAGTACCTTCTTTTTGGTAAACACAAGAAGTTTATGATTTTTGGCAATAGTCAAATTACTATAACTATAGTAAATATACAACTATtatattgaaaatttaaattttttattatctataaaaaaaattaattagtaatctTCTTGTGTAGTTAAAcctattttttaattatagttaATACTATTGTACACCGTTTGAAACACAGATCTTTAGGTCCAACAACTAGtacctttttttttaaagagtAATTTTATACTAATTCAATGAGGAAATCAGCAAATTGCTATAGTATAAACATTCAATTATTATTCAGTGTCCTGTAAACAAAGTAAACCTTTATTAAAATTTGCATCCAAGCATGAAATTCTCGTGTTTagctgattgagattttctttattcatttttttttttttttgcagaggaaaaaatatttaattacaatgaAAAAGTTAAAAAGTTAAAATAGCTAAAGAAGATAATTCTATTACTGATAActtagttaacttagttaacttagctAAGGAAGTTAATTCTGTTACTAATATACCAGATTTTTATTATAAAGCAATATTAAAAAGTTATCAtgaatatttcaaattttattcaATTGTGAATTTAAAttgttatatatgagtagttGGATTCTGCTTTGAAGAAGGGAAACAGATGCTGGTTTATGAGTTTGTTCCAAATGGAACCTTGAAGGATACTATCACAGGTTCTTTTACACATCAAGCTTGATACTTACTTCAGATATTAGTTTTGTAATTTTATAGCATGCATATGATCTGATCTATGCAGGGAAATCAGGTATCAGATTTGGGTGACATAGAAGGATAAAAGTAGCCCTTGGAGCTGCAAGGGGTTTGGCTTATCTTCATGAACACACTGATCCTCCAATCATACACAGGGACATCAAATCAAAGAACATTTTGCTGGATGAGAAGCTTGATGCAAAAGTTGCTGATTTTGGCCTATCCAAACCAATATTAGATTATGGCAAAGATCATGCCACCACTCAAGTTAAAGGAACAATGGTTAGTATTTGATGATTGATTGTATAGTGCTATAGTTTCTCAAACTTGTAGCACAAGGTAATAtaattttcattctaattttaataCAGGGATACTTGGATCCGGAATACTACATAAGTCAGCAGGTGACTGAGAAGAGTGATGTGTATAGTTTTGGAGTACTGATGTAGAGCTGATAACTGGAAGAAAGCCGATTGAACGAGGGAAATACATTGTGAAAGTGGTCAGGAATTCAATTGACAAGACTAAGGACATGTATGGCCTGCATGAACTCATCGACCGAGCCATCTCTGATGGCTCGGACCTGAATGTTTTCGACAAGTTTGTTGATCTTGCAATGATGTGTCTTGAAGAATCAGGAGCTGACAGGCCTCCAATGAGTGATGTAGTGAAAGAGATTGAAATCATATTGCACTCAATTGGGTTGGACCCTGCTGCTGATCAATCTGAACCATCAACTTCTTCAAGTTTTCAACATAATGAGGTAAGCTTAGAGAGTTCCCATCAACCTTACAGCAGTGAATCCTTGTATTCAAGCTCCGAATATATACAAAAAAACCATGAGCATGAGCCTAGATAAGTCTTCTAAGATCCAAGGTAAGAGAAAAATAGAACAACTTTTGGATAATGAGTTTGTAAATGTTAGCTGAAGGGTGAAACATCATCAACATTTTAagtctctttttcattttcttcctgtatatatatttctataattatgaattatattggtgttgtttttttttttttttaccaaagatactCGAAcacgcaacctcttaattgaatatggggagactatgccatttgagctatagttCATTGGCTATATTGGTGTTGTTAAGAACATACACAAGTAAAAACTGTTATTATGCTAGgattttttattgaataaatataatatatacaaatatGAGAATATTTATACGTTTATATATGTAAATATGATTTTTGTTGATAATGAGTAGATAACTAAAAGATAGAAGGTGTTTGTAGCACAGTTTGAggctaaaaaattttagatatagGAGTGGGATGAGTGATATAtactttaatattataatttttagtgttttttaaaacTATAGGAGATACACAAATAgtccgatttctgtacctctTAAAATTGGACAGTCTAATTTCTACtccctaaattaaattatttcacattttaaaaaatattacagtagatcacaatttaaaaaatactattgttaatttaatattaaaaataaaaatgtgacagtttgaatttatttaaaagataaaatcgaTATAAGTTGTATCTATTTAGATTgtattgatttgattttattttattttttaaataattacaatttatattatataaatctgaatttattttttaatttaattagatttaaatTATCGTAATTTGGATTAGATTGATTTATTGGATTctagaaaaaaatttaacaacttacaacttttgaatttaaaaaaaagaagataataaaGTGGTTCCAATGTGATTTTAAATTTAAGATATGTCAAATTTAACTAATAATATTTCAAGAGAAATTTAGATTGTGTCGATTTAGATGCTATGAATTTGATTtgtaaataattgtaatttatactgtattaatttatttttttttaatttaatcagCTTTAAATTATTGTGATTTGGATTAGATTGATTTAttcaattttagaaaaaaaattaccatttaaaaattttgaattaaaaaaaaagataataataaggTGGTTAAAGTTATCACACAAATGTGATTTTAAATTTAGAGCATCTCAAATTTAACAATATTTCAGGAGAAACTTATCATAATTTACTAGGCTTTATTCATAAAAATCTTAATCAGCTAaccataaaaacaataaaatatcaTGCTTGGATACAAATTTCAGTAAAATATCATGCCTGAATAATTGAATGCATATACAACAGCAATTGGCCTGATATCTATGTTGGAGAGGCTATGCCAAGGAGTTGTTTTCAGAAAATTATtgtaaataaaagtataaataattaataataaaaatagtattatattatataatataaaatgaaTGAGTCGGtttgaaattaaatataaaagctaatCTAATCTAATTCATTATTCACGCCATTTGTTAACAATATGATAAGATCAATCCAATTTAAACTTTTGCAAATATACAAGTAGTTAACTATTATGAAAGTACACACATTAAGatatcattaatttaaaaaatatttaaaatatttagacTAATTTAATCTTGAGAATTTTCTTATCTCTCATCCGAGATTAAATGCTTAAAACACATATAAGATTACTATATAGTTCATGATCATTCATCAAGGATATaaactgtaaataaataaataaattaaaacatatctttatattaaaaaactaaaaaagttcTTCCTAGAGTGATTTTTCTCTAATTTGTTTTTTGGCGCTGGCCAGTTGTTTAAACtttaaaccaaaaaaattgagaaaataaaataaaaatattgttaaaaaaagttaaatttgagcctaaatattataataaaaaaatataaaatagcacctcatacaaaaataaataaattgggaatTAGAGCAATTGTCTTTtgataacaaattaaatttaagaagcgagtatttaaaataataaaaaaaaactcagataaaaaagattaaatttaacTTCCACAAAAAtcgaattatataatttaaactttaaattatttaagataaacatatcttaagatttaaaaatatctATTCACTTAAAAGTAGTTATAATTAACCGTACTACTAACACTATAAATAGTAGTAATACCGATGATATAAATCATATAGTAAATTTCCATAGAAATTATTCATAAtatcttcttttctatttttgttacaCAATGGATGTGAATCAGTATGTGAAAGTAGCTCTCTTTTTAAGTCTCTTAGTATTATTCTgcccttctttttcttcatcagaAGATGTGAAGCTTAAAGTAAAAGGGGTCACAAAcattgctacaactgatgagaaTTTCATATGTGCAACATTGGATTGGTGGCCATCTGATAAATGTGACTATAACCAATGTCCATGGGGAAAAGCTGGGATTCTCAacttggtatttttttatttatcttgtttGATATTATTGTCCTATATTACTATTCAGAATATTGTATGCATTTTTAAATTtcataatgataattaattattgtttttgCAACCTTTTTGCAGGACTTGAATAACACGATACTCTCAAATGCAATCAAAGGTAAGTCATATTTTCTCTAATGTCAAActactttaattaatatatacaattaaatgaaaaataatataatagcaAACATTGGACGATCATtattaaataataacttaaaataatattaactataactaatttttgttatattagactaatttaattggacttaattaataaaaagacTCGAATGTTTAGCATTATTCTAATCCAACCGTTTATTCTTAAGTGAATGACTCACGACAAAAAGATTAATCATTGTATTTTTTATgttagatataaaaaaataatgaggtATTCcacattattatctattattcaaATATTCAATCTAATTTAATTGCTTTTAAAATTATTGCAGCATTCAATCCTCTGAGGATTAGATTAGGAGGTTCACTAGAAGATCAAATTATTTACCAATTTGGAAAGCAAAAGCACTGCCCAACTATGAAAAAGAAAGATAACGGCTTGTTTGGATTCAGTGTTGGATGCCTCCCCAAAAAGAGATGGGATGAAATAAATCATTTTTTCAATAAAACTgggtaattatttaattaatatatattattttaatttttcaatattattataattacttCACAAAcaatcaatcttatcttatcttatttactTTAAACTTTGCAGTATCAAATTTACATTTGGCTTAAACGCACTTATTGGCAAGAAAAATTCCAAGGAAGACCAATTAAACTGGAAAGGAGATTGGAATCCAAACAATGCCATAAGTCTCATGAAGTACACTGTCTCCAAAGGATACAATATAGATTCATATGAATTAGgtaccaaattaaattaaaacccttttaatttttataattaactaatttaatttttacccataattttttataaatttaacattTTGTGCTAATTAATGAAATAGGAAACGAGCTATGCTCTGAAGGAGTATCAGCAAGACTAGATAGTGTTCAATATGCAAAAGATATCACAAAACTAAGGCACATAGTTAACTCATTATACCCAAATGCCACAACAAGACCAAAGGTGTTGGGTCCAGCTGGATTTTATGGTAAAGAATGGTTTGATAGCTTCTTGCAACATGTTGGACCTGGTGTCATTGATGGAGTTACACATCACATTTATAACCTTGGTGCTGGTATGTATAATAattcagaatatttttttttgcttgattaatttttttaattataagaatATAATTGTATTATTAAATTGTTATGTAGGTGTTGATAAGGATCTTATTAGCAAAGTTCAAGACCCATATTTCTTGAGCAAAATTGCACAAACTTTTAAGGATGTTTCAACGGCAGTGAAGGAATTCACACCATGGGCTGGAGCATGGGTTGGAGAATCTGGTGGAGCTTATAATAGTGGAGGCAAAGATGTTTCACATACTTTTGTtaaggtatttttttaaaaaaattgaatttcagctctctaatttttttatatattttttaataatttttttaattaataataactatAGGTATTTAGACCAATTGGGTATGACATCAACCTTCAACCACAAAGTTTATTGTAGACAAGCTTTGATAGGAGGAAACTATGCTTTGCTAAATACAACATCATTCATTCCTAATCCAGATTATTATGGGTATGTCACATATATTCATTCATATTCGTATAAGTAGTTAAATTAAATGTCATTTTTTGAATgactaaattttattttctttaaacagAGCACTTTTGTGGCATCGACTTATGGGAACCAACGTGCTTTCTATTTCTCATGATAGTTCACCATATCTACGTACATATGCTCATTGTTCTAAAAAAGGGGTAAGCAGTAAGCTAGTAATTTCATTTATACATTTTAAaagtttctttttttattattttaagataattttttaaaaattataacatattgTCGATTTAATTATTATCTCAGAGTGGAATTACATTGTTACTAATAAATATGGAGAATTCAACATCTTTCGATGTGTCCCTCGTGAATGACATGAATCTTTATCCGGAGGAATCGGCATCAGAAGGAATAAACACAGCGAATTTGATGGATTCATTGAAAAGGGAAGAGTACCACTTGACACCTAAAGATGGAAACATTCAAAGTGATGTTGTGCTTTTGAATGGAACTCCATTGGAACTTACTAAGTCAAAGGAAATTCCAGAGCTTAAACCAAAGATTGttgatgcttcttcttcttctccaatcaaaGTTGCACCTCATTCAATAGTCTTTGTGCAAATCAATAATTTCAATGCACCTGCATGTGCACCTCCTACAAAATAGATTATTAGAGTTCTctattgtttcttttttatttttcttatagaaCTTAGATAGAGTTATTAAGACTTACAGAGCATATGCATATATATGTACTTTGCTGAGAATAGTTTTTGAttaaatttcctttttaattttttttattttcaattagttatatacttatatcttttttattattgatgaCTTCAAGGATACGCATATTATTTACATGATTAAAAATTAACTGATTAACTGACACTATATATTCACATATAACAATTTAAATTCACAATtgaataaaatttgaaatattcaTGATAACTTTTTAATATTGCTTTATAATAAAAATCTGGTATATTAGTAACAGAATTAATTGCCTTAGCTAAGTTAACAAGTTATCAGTAATAGAATTATCTTCCTTCGCTATGTcaagtttttatctttttcattgtaattaaatattttttcctctgcaaaaaaaaaaaagagaaaaaaagaaaaaagagaaaaaaaatgaataaagaaaatctcaatcagctAAACACAAGAATTTCATGCTTGGATGCAAATTTTAATAAAGGTTTACTTTGTTTACAAGCCACTGAATAATAATTGAATGTTTATACTATAGCAATTTGCTGATTTCCTCATTGAATTAGTACAAAATtactttttacaaaaaaaaaaaagtactagtTGTTGGACCTGAAGATCTGTGTTTCAAACTGTGCACAATAGTATGaactataattaaaaaataggTTTTTAACTCTTGATCCTTGAAGTCTACAAAACCTTGTGCAAAGTTGTTGTCCGACTCGGtattataaactataaaatacaaCATCACATAGAAAATGCAAGATATTTCCACATTGGTTGGATTACAAGTAATATGAAAGAATATACATGGAGATATCTGATGATCATCTACCACTTCTTTCCCAATAAGAAGAATCCATGTTGATTGAATTGTCCTCTGAATTAGCTACAAATACAGCAGTTTCATTAGTTGATGTGCTCACATCTTCAGTGTCTGGAATCTTATCTTTCCCCTTCTGTTGGTAATAGTCTCGGATCATCTCTAACTTTTTCTCACCAAATACCTGCGTCGTGTCCGGCACCACTTCTTGTACAGCAGTTTTGCCTTCGAGCATGCTTACCACTGACGACATGGTTGGCCGGTTCAATGGAGAGGTATTTgtgcagagaagagccacgttgaTGACGAGCGTTGCTTCATCTTTTTTGTAGTGTGAACCCAACCTCTCATCAACTAGGTCCATTAGATCACCTTTCTCTTTCAAGAGAAGAGCCTGCAAAAACAAATTTCCTGTCATCAATAtgcaaattaaaactaaaactgaTTGAATCTAAGGGACTAAGCTATCTCTATAAAATTGTTATGAAAATAAAGTAGGGAATCGGTATAGTTGAGCAAGAAGCAATTAGACACTGAAGATTATAGTAAAGTGAAGAAATTCTTGCATGCTTCTAATGCGTGTTCTAGAAACATTTAAAACCACTCATTTTAATTCATAACAGTAAAAAGGttgcatgaaaattaaaaaataagcggTTGTGACGTGTGAATTCTAGAGTAAGAATTAATGAGTTCTAGGAGCATGAACGAATTTCTCACAAAAGTCGCAATACCTGAAAAATTGAATGGAAGTTTTAAACAAACTTCAATACAACAATCATAATCTTCATATATATTCGAAAAGGACAATCAATCAGATTGAAATAAATGCAGCAGATATAAGAGGATAAGTTACCCAGTCAAAAAGAGAGAAGCATTCTTCCCTTTGCCAGCCCATGTTGTTGCTTTTCCCGCTAACTATTTCCAAGGCAACAATTCCGAAACTATACACATCTGCTTTGTCTGTCAAATAACCACGCATTGCATATTCGGGTGCCATATATCCACTACAACATAGAACATTCATA contains:
- the LOC112701647 gene encoding heparanase-like protein 2, which translates into the protein MDVNQYVKVALFLSLLVLFCPSFSSSEDVKLKVKGVTNIATTDENFICATLDWWPSDKCDYNQCPWGKAGILNLDLNNTILSNAIKAFNPLRIRLGGSLEDQIIYQFGKQKHCPTMKKKDNGLFGFSVGCLPKKRWDEINHFFNKTGIKFTFGLNALIGKKNSKEDQLNWKGDWNPNNAISLMKYTVSKGYNIDSYELGNELCSEGVSARLDSVQYAKDITKLRHIVNSLYPNATTRPKVLGPAGFYGKEWFDSFLQHVGPGVIDGVTHHIYNLGAGVDKDLISKVQDPYFLSKIAQTFKDVSTAVKEFTPWAGAWVGESGGAYNSGGKDVSHTFVKVFWYLDQLGMTSTFNHKVYCRQALIGGNYALLNTTSFIPNPDYYGALLWHRLMGTNVLSISHDSSPYLRTYAHCSKKGSGITLLLINMENSTSFDVSLVNDMNLYPEESASEGINTANLMDSLKREEYHLTPKDGNIQSDVVLLNGTPLELTKSKEIPELKPKIVDASSSSPIKVAPHSIVFVQINNFNAPACAPPTK